In Uranotaenia lowii strain MFRU-FL chromosome 2, ASM2978415v1, whole genome shotgun sequence, one genomic interval encodes:
- the LOC129747370 gene encoding serine/arginine-rich splicing factor 2-like, with protein MSYGRAPPKIEGMVSLKVDNLTYRTTPDDLRRVFERCGEVGDIYIPRDRNTRESRGFAFVRFYDKRDAQEALDAMDGRMLDGRELRVQMARYGRPTSPQRNGGGGGGRRFNGRERGRSRDRYRRRSRSAERPRGGRRSRSRSRSRSRTGSKSSRGRDSRSRSPVERGSHY; from the exons ATGAGTTACGGACGGGCTCCGCCGAAAATCGAAGGAATGGTTTCCTTGAAG GTCGATAATTTGACCTATCGTACGACCCCGGACGATCTGCGACGTGTTTTCGAGCGTTGTGGCGAAGTGGGCGACATTTATATTCCACGCGATCGGAACACCCGGGAGAGTCGTGGTTTTGCTTTCGTCAg ATTCTATGACAAGCGTGACGCCCAGGAGGCTCTCGATGCCATGGATGGGCGCATGTTAGATGGTAGGGAGTTGCGGGTACAGATGGCCCGTTATGGACGTCCAACTTCCCCACAGCGTAATGGAGGTGGTGGCGGAGGCCGTCGTTTCAATGGTCGGGAAAGAGGCCGTTCCCGGGACCGATACCGACGTCGTTCCCGTTCTGCGGAGAGACCTCGTGGAGGTCGTCGTTCTCGATCGCGGTCCCGTTCACGTTCTCGAACAGGAAGTAAATCATCCCGAGGACGCGACTCCAGATCCCGCAGCCCCGTGGAACGGGGATCGCATTATTAG
- the LOC129747369 gene encoding protein CFAP276-like, with product MHWKCLSSPINRERNDDYLPNIDGEGCYVKSLPAPPPTHPSIRWSDVLCPNERVFYHQTLSSARKAAKFLVQAPIPRDSLDIHLAAEYDQTEQLFKGRNQVVLQKETCNVPTFRRLRNTRDLSPEKIIPLKHPLQIGGLVEKASPNSVKLMNTGPHTPLTNPGYSRQTGDGNFFNY from the exons ATGCATTGGAAATGTTTGTCGTCTCCCATAAACAGGGAACGGAACGATGATTACCTTCCGAACATCGACGGAGAAGGATGTTACGTGAAGTCCCTGCCAGCGCCCCCTCCAACCCATCCCAGCATCCGCTGGTCCGATGTGCTATGTCCGAACGAACGAGTTTTCTATCACCAAACGCTGAGTTCAGCTCGCAAGGCAGCCAAATTCCTAGTTCAAGC CCCCATCCCGCGAGACTCGCTAGACATCCACCTGGCAGCGGAATACGACCAAACGGAGCAACTTTTTAAGGGCCGCAATCAGGTCGTACTGCAGAAGGAAACCTGCAATGTACCAACGTTCCGAAGGTTGCGAAACACTCGAGATCTTAGCCCGGAAAAAATAATCCCCTTAAAACACCCTCTTCAAATTGGAGGCCTGGTGGAGAAAGCCTCGCCGAATAGTGTGAAGCTGATGAATACCGGACCGCATACTCCACTCACCAATCCAGGTTATTCGCGCCAAACCGGCGATGGAAACTTCTTTAACTATTAG
- the LOC129747368 gene encoding tRNA (guanine(26)-N(2))-dimethyltransferase-like — translation MSETNTAVEPVKLKTISEGSAKLLVGERVFYNPVQEFNRDLSICVLATFSRIYQKEKLQLAQKRARDGDPPVEVVPLVAGEKCEKGLRILEALAATGLRSVRYANEIPGVKEIVANDYSKSAVESIEENVRHNKLEHLITPSFNNAMTLMYTSTQPEQRFTAIDLDPYGTPARFLDGAVQAVEDGGLLLITATDMAVLAGKSPEACYVKYGSMSVKTKACHEMALRILLRSIEATATRYGRYIVPLLSISVDFYVRVFVRIYTSQQACKKSSSKHSMVFQCTGCESFTLQPLGSLKPNPTPTQPEQVKFGIPTGPFVSTKCEHCYHQHHMGGPMWSEPLYDSYFLEELLRTIEMEPFKNLGTINRIQGMLCMISEELPDVPLYYTLDRMCSILRLETIPMLNLRSALIQAGYRVSYSHANRLSVKTDAPVSVLWDILRCWAKTHPVKKERFVKGTPTEVLHSKEPAQEYDVITIVKDAQPVSKKKSMTRFQQNPTPHWGPGTRDTLMVNNSPMLKSVQNQNTKKKRRKLEKQQQNESENSKETTDSPERKHHKTTDVTEDCNVEETKE, via the exons ATGAGCGAAACGAATACGGCGGTGGAACCGGTCAAGCTCAAAACCATATCGGAGGGTAGCGCCAAACTGCTGGTTGGGGAACGCGTTTTCTACAATCCGGTGCAGGAATTCAACCGGGATTTGAGTATATGTGTGTTGGCCACTTTTTCGCGGATTTACCAGAAGGAAAAGCTCCAGCTAGCGCAGAAGAGGGCCCGGGATGGAGATCCACCGGTTGAAGTGGTTCCACTGGTTGCCGGAGAGAAGTGTGag AAAGGCCTACGAATTCTTGAAGCGCTGGCAGCCACTGGGCTGCGAAGTGTACGGTACGCTAATGAAATTCCCGGTGTCAAGGAAATCGTTGCCAACGATTACTCAAAGTCTGCAGTGGAATCCATCGAGGAAAATGTTCGACACAACAAGCTAGAACACCTCATTACACCCAGTTTCAACAATGCTAT GACGCTGATGTACACATCAACCCAACCAGAGCAACGGTTCACAGCCATCGATCTGGATCCGTATGGCACTCCGGCGCGTTTCTTGGACGGCGCTGTGCAGGCAGTCGAAGATGGAGGATTGCTTCTGATAACGGCTACCGATATGGCGGTTTTGGCTGGTAAATCACCGGAAGCGTGCTATGTTAAGTATGGTTCGATGTCGGTGAAGACTAAAGCCTGCCACGAGATGGCACTACGAATTTTGCTGCGAAGTATCGAGGCAACGGCCACACGGTACGGCCGTTATATAGTTCCCTTGTTGAGTATTTCGGTGGACTTTTACGTTCGAGTATTCGTGCGAATCTACACGAGCCAGCAGGCTTGTAAGAAAAGCAGCAGTAAGCACTCAATGGTCTTCCAATGTACGGGCTGTGAATCGTTCACATTGCAGCCCTTGGGAAGTTTGAAACCCAATCCAACTCCAACGCAACCGGAACAGGTTAAGTTTGGAATACCAACGGGGCCGTTTGTATCCACCAAATGTGAACACTGTTATCATCAACACCACATGGGAGGTCCGATGTGGTCTGAACCATTGTACGATTCCTACTTCTTGGAAGAACTTTTAAGGACCATCGAAATGGAACCGTTCAAAAATCTAGGAACCATCAATCGTATTCAGGGGATGCTTTGCATGATATCGGAGGAGCTTCCGGACGTGCCGCTCTACTACACACTGGATCGTATGTGCAGCATTCTCCGACTGGAAACGATTCCTATGCTGAATTTACGCTCGGCGCTGATACAAGCTGGGTATCGGGTATCGTATTCCCACGCCAATAGGCTTTCGGTGAAAACCGACGCTCCGGTTAGCGTCCTTTGGGACATTCTACGTTGCTGGGCCAAAACCCACCCGGTCAAAAAAGAACGTTTCGTCAAAGGAACACCGACAGAAGTGTTGCACTCCAAGGAACCTGCCCAAGAGTACGACGTCATTACCATCGTTAAGGACGCCCAACCTGTGAGCAAGAAAAAGTCGATGACTAGATTCCAGCAAAATCCGACGCCACACTGGGGACCCGGAACGAGGGATACACTGAT GGTCAACAACTCTCCGATGCTCAAAAGTGTGCAAAATCAAAACACCAAGAAAAAGCGAAGGAAGTTggaaaagcaacaacaaaacgaATCGGAAAACTCCAAGGAAACCACCGATTCGCCCGAAAGAAAACACCACAAAACCACCGATGTGACGGAGGACTGTAATGTGGAGGAAACAAAAGAGTAG
- the LOC129747517 gene encoding peptidyl-tRNA hydrolase ICT1, mitochondrial-like — protein sequence MNRIAFRLLLTSTSIRFPQQSYHILKRNCSFKSDLSLDKIYPTSNLRLYTPAPPTSKDGKFSGYIPLDKLDVTYSRSTGPGGQNVNTVSTKVDLRFHLESANWLPGDTKKRLAEMQKNRITKEGYLVIKSEMTRSQQMNMADALEKLRTFIREAEEPVTKELAPETLEKLRRRHEKAVRERLMVKRQRSQTKSDRRAPTL from the exons ATGAATCGAATTGCCTTCCGGTTGCTGCTAACAAGTACTAGTATTCGATTCCCGCAACAATCGTATCATATCCTAAAGAGAAACTGTAGTTTCAAAAGCGATCTTTCACTTGACAAAATCTACCCTACCAGCAATCTACGGCTCTACACACCGGCACCTCCG ACTTCAAAGGATGGTAAATTTAGCGGATACATTCCATTGGACAAGCTGGACGTCACGTATAGCCGAAGTACCGGTCCAGGAGGTCAAAATGTAAACACAGTGAGCACTAAGGTTGATCTCCGATTTCATCTGGAATCGGCCAATTGGCTCCCGGGAGATACCAAGAAACGATTAGCTGAAATG CAAAAGAATCGTATTACAAAGGAAGGCTATCTGGTGATCAAAAGTGAAATGACCCGATCGCAGCAGATGAATATGGCCGATGCCCTGGAAAAGTTGCGAACATTCATCCGGGAGGCAGAAGAACCTGTTACGAAAGAGCTCGCCCCGGAAACACTAGAAAAGCTGCGACGTCGTCACGAGAAAGCTGTTCGGGAGCGTTTGATGGTCAAACGGCAACGCTCGCAAACCAAATCCGATCGACGGGCACCCACATTGTAA
- the LOC129747516 gene encoding 18S rRNA aminocarboxypropyltransferase-like, whose amino-acid sequence MHKSRNFKKKNHRQNVKGGHQSGRLAEKLSDLSVRDSSEDELEGSGSDSSGTESQDESDSEEGSSRNKFDLGKPPKFPVSMWDLNHCDPKKCSGRKLARHGLIDNLRLGQKFPGLVLTPVGVNCVSPQDRDIIANSGVAVVDCSWARLDETPFNKMKSPNPRLLPFLVAANPINYGKPCKLSCVEAIAASMYITGFKDEALWYLNKFSWGHSFVELNKELLEAYASCENSKAILEVQKQYLEKAEQEQLDRKNEIDLPPSDSEDD is encoded by the exons ATGCATAAAAGCAGgaattttaagaagaaaaatcaCCGCCAGAATGTTAAGGGGGGCCACCAATCGGGTAGACTAGCTGAAAAGCTGTCGGATCTGTCCGTTAGAGATTCTTCCGAAGATGAACTGGAAGGTAGCGGAAGTGATAGTAGCGGCACCGAATCGCAAGATGAGTCCGACTCCGAAGAAGGAAGCAGTAGGAATAAATTCGATTTAGGCAAACCGCCCAAATTCCCGGTTAGCATGTGGGACCTGAACCATTGCGACCCTAAGAAATGTTCCGGGCGTAAGTTGGCCCGACACGGTCTGATTGACAATCTCCGTTTGGGACAGAA gtttccaggtTTGGTTTTAACGCCAGTTGGCGTAAATTGCGTAAGTCCACAGGATAGGGACATAATCGCTAATTCCGGGGTGGCCGTTGTCGATTGTTCCTGGGCACGTTTGGATGAAACACCCTTCAATAAGATGAAATCTCCGAACCCACGATTGCTTCCGTTTTTGGTGGCCGCTAATCCTA TTAACTACGGCAAACCCTGTAAACTCTCCTGTGTGGAAGCGATTGCAGCTTCTATGTACATAACAGGCTTTAAAGATGAGGCTCTTTGGTATTTAAACAAGTTCTCCTGGGGCCATTCGTTTGTTGAGTTGAACAAAGAATTACTGGAAGCTTACGCCAGTTGTGAAAATAGTAAAGCGATTTTAGAAGTTCAGAAACAGTACTTGGAGAAAGCTGAACAAGAACAGCTTGATCGGAAAAATGAAATCGACTTGCCTCCCAGCGATAGCGAAGATGATTga